The DNA region AGACGGCGCGCCACGATTTGCCGTGATCCTCGCTCTTCCAGACGCCGCTGGTGGCGTAGGCCGCGTAAATGTGCCGCTGGCCCGCGACGTCCACCACCGCCACGTCCGTGGAGCGGCCGCTGATGTTCGTGGGGCCCAGCGACTGCCAGGTGGCGCTCCGGTACGGGGAGGCCTGGCGCATCGACTGATAGGTGCCCCAGGCCTTCAGAAGACCGTCCGCATCCATACGCGCCGGGGCCTGAGCCCATGGCGTTGCGATTCCCGCCGCGGTGACGAACGCGGCTCCAGCCAGCACACTACCAATCAGAAAACGACGCATGGGTGTCCTCACCTAAATCTCGTAATATTACCGGGCGATGTCGCGCCCGCCCGTCTACCTTGACTATCACGCCACGACGCCCGTGGACCCGCGGGTCCTCGAGGTCATGCTGCCTTACTTTACCGAAGTCTTCGGTAATCCCGCATCTTCAAGCCACCAGTGGGGCTGGAAGGCCCAGGAGGCTGTGGAAGAGGCCCGGCGGCGTGTCGCGGCCCTCATCGGGGGCACCGCGCGCGAGATTACGTTCACGAGCGGCGCGACCGAATCCAATAATTTCGCCATCAAGGGCGTGGCGGCGTCGGCTCCGGAAGGCCGCCGGCACATGGTGTGTTCCGCCATCGAGCACAAGTCTGTGCTCGAGGGCTGCAAGAGCCTCGAGAAACAGGGCTGGACGTGCACCGTGGTGCCCGTGGGACCGGACGGACGGCTCGACCTGAATGCGCTGGCCGATGCCGTGACAGATGCCACCGCGCTCGTCAGTGTCATGGCTGCCAACAACGAAGTGGGCGTGTTGCAGCCCATGGCCGAGATCGCGGCCATCACCCACGCGAAGGGCGCGCTCTTCCACACGGACGCCGCGCAGGCCGTCGGGAAAGTGCCCGTGGATGTGCAGGCGGCTCAGGTGGACTTGCTCTCGCTCACCGGGCACAAGATGTACGGCCCGAAGGGCTGTGGCGCACTCTACATCCGTCGCCGCACCGAACTGGCGCCGCTCATCATCGGGGGCGGCCAGGAGCGCGGCATGCGGTCCGGCACCCTCAACGTCCCCGGCATCGTCGGCCTGGGGTATGCCTGCCTTATCGACAAGCGGGACATGCCGGTGGAAAGCGCGAGGCTCACCGGACTGCGCAACCGCCTGCTGGACGGTTTGCGCACACAGATTGGCGGGGTCACGGTGAGCGGGTCGATGGAACATCGCCTGCCGCACAACCTGCACGTCGGGTTTGAGGGCGTGGATGGGTCGTCGCTGATGATTGGCATCTCCGACATCGCAGTCTCTTCCGGCTCGGCCTGCAGCTCGGCCTCGGCCACCCCATCACACGTGCTGCTGGCGCTGTTTGGACCTGACCATGTGCCATCGGCTACGATCAGGTTTGGGCTCGGTCGCCACACGACCGACGCCGACATCGACTACGCCATCGAAAAATTCGCGGCTGTGGTCAGGCGCTTGCGCGAGGCTGAATGAAGATCACCGTTGCACACAGTCCGGATTCCGATGACGCGTTCATGTTTTTTGGTTTGGCCAGCGGCGCCGTGCAGGTGCCGGGCATCGAGGTAGACCAGGTTCTCTCGGACATCGAAACCTTGAACCGGGCCGCGTTCGAGGGCAAATACGAAGTGACCGCCGTGTCCTTCCATGCCTACGCGCACCTGCTCGACAAATACGCGCTCCTGCCGCACGGCTCAAGCATGGGCGACAACTACGGCCCCATCCTGGTCTCCACCAGGCCGCTGCCGTCGGATTCGCTGAAGGGCGTCAAGGTGGGCGTGCCTGGACTGCTGACCACGGCGTTCCTCGCCCTGAAAATGTACGACCCCGACTTCGACTATGAGGTCATTCCCTTCGATGAAATCCAGCAGGCCGTGCTCGAGGGCCGCGTGGACGCCGGGTTGCTCATCCATGAGGGCCAGCTCACGTATCAGGCCGAAGGGTTCCGGAAGATTGTGGATCTGGGCGAGTGGTGGTTTGAACGTACGGGCGGGTTGCCTCTGCCGCTTGGCGGCAACATCATCCGTCGCGACATGGGACCCGAATTGATGCGGACCGTGTCGACGATGCTGCACGACAGCATTGCGTATGCGCTCAACAATCGAGAGGCGGGCGTGGAGTACGCGCAGCAGTTCGGTCGCGGCCTTGACCAGAAAGACACCGACACGTTCGTGGGCATGTACGTCAACGCCCTCACGCTCGACTACGGCAGCAGGGGCCGCGCGGCCCTGGAACGCTTCTTCGACGAGGCGTTCGAAAAGGGACTGATCCCGAATCGCGTGCCGGTCGAGTTCGTCTGAATCTGCCGGGTCTGAAGACCCGGCCTCCGAACATCACACTTCTTGACGAGCCAACGGATCCTCCGTTGCCTCCGTCTATACATATGCTTCACAATGTGAACCATATGCTGGGTGAATTTGAACAAGCCGTCCTGTTTGCGTTGGTCCGCCTTGGGCCCGAGGCCTACGGCGCCACCATCCGGCGCGAGATTGAGCAGCGCACCGGCCGCGCGTTGTCCATCAGCGCCACTTACGTGACCCTTGAGCGCCTCGAAGCCAAGGGCTTCCTGCGTTCGTGGGTGGGGGAGCCGACCGCAGAGC from Acidobacteriota bacterium includes:
- a CDS encoding cysteine desulfurase gives rise to the protein MSRPPVYLDYHATTPVDPRVLEVMLPYFTEVFGNPASSSHQWGWKAQEAVEEARRRVAALIGGTAREITFTSGATESNNFAIKGVAASAPEGRRHMVCSAIEHKSVLEGCKSLEKQGWTCTVVPVGPDGRLDLNALADAVTDATALVSVMAANNEVGVLQPMAEIAAITHAKGALFHTDAAQAVGKVPVDVQAAQVDLLSLTGHKMYGPKGCGALYIRRRTELAPLIIGGGQERGMRSGTLNVPGIVGLGYACLIDKRDMPVESARLTGLRNRLLDGLRTQIGGVTVSGSMEHRLPHNLHVGFEGVDGSSLMIGISDIAVSSGSACSSASATPSHVLLALFGPDHVPSATIRFGLGRHTTDADIDYAIEKFAAVVRRLREAE
- a CDS encoding ABC transporter substrate-binding protein; translation: MKITVAHSPDSDDAFMFFGLASGAVQVPGIEVDQVLSDIETLNRAAFEGKYEVTAVSFHAYAHLLDKYALLPHGSSMGDNYGPILVSTRPLPSDSLKGVKVGVPGLLTTAFLALKMYDPDFDYEVIPFDEIQQAVLEGRVDAGLLIHEGQLTYQAEGFRKIVDLGEWWFERTGGLPLPLGGNIIRRDMGPELMRTVSTMLHDSIAYALNNREAGVEYAQQFGRGLDQKDTDTFVGMYVNALTLDYGSRGRAALERFFDEAFEKGLIPNRVPVEFV
- a CDS encoding helix-turn-helix transcriptional regulator yields the protein MLHNVNHMLGEFEQAVLFALVRLGPEAYGATIRREIEQRTGRALSISATYVTLERLEAKGFLRSWVGEPTAERGGRRRKHYALKPAGRKALAQAYRSFKVLVEGLEDQFETS